The Metabacillus litoralis genome contains a region encoding:
- the speD gene encoding adenosylmethionine decarboxylase, whose product METMGRHVISELWGCDFDKLNDMDYIEKTFVNAALKSGAEIREVAFHKFAPQGVSGVVIISESHLTIHSFPEHGYASIDVYTCGDLNPNIAADHIAESLGAQTRENIEIPRGMGPVQVKQAQAKAL is encoded by the coding sequence ATGGAAACAATGGGTAGACACGTAATCTCTGAATTATGGGGTTGCGATTTTGATAAGTTAAATGACATGGATTACATTGAAAAAACATTTGTAAATGCAGCATTAAAATCAGGCGCGGAAATTAGAGAGGTTGCTTTTCACAAATTTGCTCCTCAAGGAGTAAGTGGTGTGGTTATTATCTCTGAATCACATTTGACAATTCACAGCTTTCCAGAGCATGGTTATGCTAGTATCGATGTTTACACTTGCGGTGACTTAAATCCGAACATTGCTGCAGATCATATTGCAGAATCTTTAGGAGCACAAACTCGTGAAAACATTGAGATCCCTAGAGGTATGGGACCGGTACAAGTAAAGCAAGCTCAAGCAAAAGCTCTTTAA
- the nrdR gene encoding transcriptional regulator NrdR: MKCPSCQHNGTRVLDSRPVDEGKSIRRRRECEECQYRFTTFEKVEEFPLIVVKKEGTREEFSREKILRGLIKACEKRPVPLQKLEDVVHDIEKELRNQGVSEVNSEFVGEMVMDRLARIDEVAYVRFASVYRQFKDINVFIEELTDLIKKVR; encoded by the coding sequence ATGAAATGTCCTTCGTGTCAACATAATGGGACAAGAGTGTTAGACTCACGACCTGTAGATGAAGGAAAATCAATTCGACGCCGACGTGAATGTGAAGAATGTCAATATCGATTTACTACATTTGAAAAGGTTGAGGAATTTCCATTAATTGTCGTGAAAAAGGAAGGGACTAGAGAAGAGTTTAGCCGGGAGAAAATTTTAAGAGGTCTTATTAAAGCGTGTGAAAAAAGACCGGTTCCCCTACAAAAGCTTGAGGACGTAGTTCATGATATTGAGAAGGAACTGAGAAATCAAGGCGTCTCTGAAGTTAACAGTGAATTTGTAGGTGAAATGGTCATGGACAGGCTTGCGAGAATTGATGAAGTTGCTTATGTAAGGTTTGCATCTGTTTATCGCCAGTTTAAAGATATTAATGTGTTTATTGAAGAGTTAACCGATTTAATTAAGAAAGTAAGATAG
- a CDS encoding cytosolic protein has protein sequence MSFVNKLKDIFSTHQETRENHHNPDLKSHYYKTTNKKALQSVKELIEQTPGMTVTSVSEERGEMSVNVDRPRKAFLIVTVISVRPFETAVDFTATTTTVLPTDFGYSKKLITELYKKLDQKESFVGTGKTKK, from the coding sequence ATGAGTTTTGTGAATAAATTAAAAGATATTTTTAGTACCCATCAAGAAACACGGGAAAATCACCATAATCCAGATTTAAAAAGTCATTATTATAAAACCACAAATAAAAAAGCATTACAATCTGTAAAAGAATTAATTGAACAAACACCAGGAATGACTGTTACATCTGTTTCAGAAGAACGTGGAGAAATGAGCGTAAACGTTGATCGTCCTAGAAAAGCTTTTCTTATTGTAACGGTTATTTCTGTGCGTCCTTTTGAGACAGCAGTTGATTTTACAGCAACCACGACAACTGTCCTCCCGACAGATTTTGGATACAGTAAGAAATTAATTACTGAACTTTACAAAAAGCTCGACCAAAAAGAATCGTTTGTTGGAACTGGGAAAACTAAGAAATAA
- a CDS encoding replication initiation and membrane attachment family protein — translation MEQHWKELLAIDRYSVKSNSILQDMDRKIITLLYQPLIGSKCFSLFMTLWGELEQNRMWSEETTHHSLMTIMQSNLRDIYQERLKLEGLGLLKTFVTEEDGVKKYVYELQAPVRPAEFFQDGVLNVYLYNRVGKNKFLQLKHFFSDEQKSEGMKDITKSFNDVFDSVRSAEMAGRMNEETINDLSLEKNREFVSTESRSKLEISDSAFDFDLFLAGLSDALIPHKSITSIVKDVIKKLSYLYGINAIDMKNVVMASIDQDENIDIELLRKSARDWYQFQHGDELPGLVDKVQPPLLRGKQDQKQLTKEEELIFQLERISPKQFLMDVSGGVTPSVGDLQIIEEVMLQQRLEPGVVNVLIYYVMLKTDMKLTRAYVQKIASHWTRKQVKTVKDAMDLAKQEHRQYQQWAEEKTTKKKTENNKKAPIRKEMLPAWLSEETTNDHKEQQELKQQEKDDDKTSSVDLEQFELEKKKLFDRIRKYKDNKNNET, via the coding sequence ATGGAACAGCATTGGAAGGAATTGCTTGCTATTGACCGTTATTCAGTAAAGAGCAACTCAATTCTACAAGACATGGATAGAAAAATAATAACATTGCTTTATCAACCATTGATTGGGTCAAAATGTTTCAGTTTATTTATGACTCTTTGGGGAGAGTTGGAGCAGAATCGCATGTGGAGCGAAGAAACAACGCATCATAGTTTAATGACGATTATGCAAAGTAACTTGCGTGACATTTATCAAGAACGTCTTAAATTAGAAGGTCTTGGTCTATTAAAAACGTTTGTAACCGAAGAAGACGGTGTTAAGAAGTATGTATACGAGCTACAAGCACCAGTAAGACCGGCAGAGTTTTTTCAAGACGGGGTATTAAATGTTTATCTTTATAATCGGGTAGGCAAAAATAAATTTTTGCAGTTAAAACATTTTTTCTCAGATGAACAAAAAAGTGAAGGCATGAAGGACATTACCAAGTCTTTTAATGATGTTTTTGACTCTGTTCGTTCCGCTGAAATGGCTGGAAGAATGAATGAAGAAACGATAAATGATTTGTCACTAGAAAAAAATCGAGAGTTTGTTAGTACAGAAAGTAGATCTAAATTAGAGATTTCTGATTCTGCTTTTGATTTTGATTTATTCTTAGCAGGACTTTCTGATGCTCTCATCCCACATAAATCTATAACATCCATAGTGAAGGATGTAATAAAGAAGCTCTCTTACCTGTACGGCATTAATGCTATTGATATGAAAAATGTTGTGATGGCAAGTATTGATCAGGACGAAAACATTGATATTGAATTGCTTAGAAAATCTGCACGTGATTGGTATCAATTTCAGCATGGAGACGAATTACCTGGTTTAGTAGATAAAGTACAGCCACCATTATTACGAGGGAAGCAAGATCAGAAACAATTAACAAAGGAAGAAGAGCTAATCTTTCAACTAGAAAGAATATCGCCAAAACAATTTTTGATGGATGTGTCAGGTGGAGTTACCCCTTCTGTTGGTGATTTGCAAATTATTGAAGAAGTGATGCTTCAACAAAGACTCGAGCCTGGAGTTGTGAATGTATTAATTTATTATGTTATGTTAAAGACGGATATGAAGCTTACGAGGGCTTATGTTCAAAAAATTGCGAGTCATTGGACAAGGAAACAAGTGAAAACTGTAAAAGATGCAATGGACTTAGCTAAACAAGAGCACCGTCAATATCAACAATGGGCAGAAGAAAAGACAACAAAGAAGAAAACGGAGAATAATAAGAAAGCACCAATTCGTAAAGAAATGCTACCAGCATGGTTAAGTGAAGAAACAACGAATGATCATAAAGAACAGCAAGAATTAAAACAGCAAGAAAAAGATGACGATAAAACATCAAGCGTGGATCTTGAACAATTTGAGTTAGAGAAAAAGAAATTATTTGATCGGATAAGAAAATATAAGGATAATAAAAATAACGAGACATAA
- a CDS encoding glyceraldehyde-3-phosphate dehydrogenase, producing MRANIAINGFGRIGRMVFRYAMMEDMNIKAINASYPADTLAHLIKYDTTHGRFQGEVIAHEDHLLVNGQKVLLINERDPEKLPWDVLGIDIVIEATGKFNSREKAMLHVKAGAKKVILTAPGKNEDITIVMGVNENQFDANQHEIISNASCTTNCLAPVIKVIDESFHIKNGLMTTVHAYTNDQKNIDNPHKDLRRARACGQSIIPTTTGAAKALELVLPNMKGKLHGMALRVPTPNVSLVDLVVDVEKPVTIEEVNRAFQFASRGSLKGILDFTTEPLVSIDFNTNPHSAIIDGLSTMVMENHKIKVLAWYDNEWGYSCRVADLTKLVANSMTHLLEV from the coding sequence ATGAGAGCCAATATTGCAATAAATGGGTTTGGTCGAATTGGGAGAATGGTTTTTAGGTATGCAATGATGGAAGATATGAATATTAAAGCAATCAATGCAAGTTATCCAGCTGATACTCTTGCTCATTTAATAAAATATGACACAACACACGGGAGATTTCAGGGAGAAGTAATTGCACATGAAGATCATTTACTTGTAAATGGTCAAAAGGTGTTATTAATCAATGAACGTGACCCTGAGAAGCTTCCTTGGGATGTTTTAGGGATCGATATTGTAATTGAGGCAACAGGGAAGTTTAATAGCAGGGAAAAGGCAATGCTCCATGTTAAGGCTGGAGCAAAGAAGGTTATCCTAACTGCACCTGGTAAAAATGAAGATATTACGATTGTGATGGGAGTTAACGAAAATCAGTTTGATGCAAATCAACATGAAATTATTTCAAATGCCTCGTGTACAACAAATTGTCTTGCTCCGGTCATTAAGGTGATAGATGAATCTTTCCATATAAAAAATGGTTTAATGACAACCGTACATGCTTATACAAATGACCAGAAAAACATTGATAACCCGCATAAGGATTTGAGAAGGGCTAGAGCTTGTGGGCAATCCATTATCCCGACAACAACAGGTGCAGCAAAGGCACTAGAGCTCGTTCTCCCAAACATGAAAGGCAAGTTACATGGTATGGCTTTACGAGTCCCAACACCAAATGTTTCATTAGTTGACCTTGTAGTTGATGTAGAAAAACCAGTAACTATAGAGGAAGTTAATCGAGCATTCCAATTTGCTTCAAGAGGCTCTTTAAAAGGAATTCTAGACTTCACGACTGAGCCGTTAGTATCAATTGACTTCAATACAAATCCACATTCAGCCATCATTGACGGTTTATCAACAATGGTAATGGAAAATCATAAAATAAAAGTTTTAGCCTGGTATGACAATGAATGGGGTTATTCATGCCGTGTTGCCGATTTAACAAAATTAGTAGCAAATAGTATGACTCATTTATTAGAGGTTTAA